The Pseudomonas berkeleyensis genome includes a region encoding these proteins:
- a CDS encoding helix-turn-helix domain-containing protein — protein sequence MTTQHLNEPPFDVSFDVDGKRVIYLDCRNALTCSKETFAAMNGVSTDTVIAWMQSGTIPSVKMGRPRLVHLAQIRTDLAKGKTVFVPGDYKDE from the coding sequence ATGACTACTCAGCACCTGAACGAACCACCTTTCGATGTCAGCTTCGACGTAGACGGCAAACGCGTCATCTACCTCGACTGCCGTAACGCCCTCACCTGCAGCAAGGAAACCTTCGCTGCCATGAACGGTGTTTCCACCGACACCGTAATCGCCTGGATGCAGAGCGGCACCATCCCCAGCGTGAAGATGGGCCGCCCTCGCCTCGTCCACCTCGCCCAAATCCGCACCGATCTGGCCAAGGGCAAGACCGTCTTCGTACCGGGGGATTACAAAGATGAATAA
- a CDS encoding DNA-binding protein → MELTQDRVRALVHMLGHRAVADATGLKPERLKTIRYNKDAQVRTNELDAIAGAYQQYSLWLRTGEIDLSRGQISPAYAEADLKLEGQEAGSR, encoded by the coding sequence ATGGAATTAACTCAAGACCGCGTTAGAGCCTTAGTGCATATGCTGGGTCATCGAGCGGTCGCCGATGCAACGGGTCTCAAGCCTGAAAGGCTCAAGACAATCCGTTACAACAAAGATGCTCAGGTGAGAACAAACGAGCTGGATGCCATTGCAGGCGCATACCAGCAGTACAGCCTTTGGCTGCGGACAGGCGAAATCGACCTGAGCCGTGGACAGATCAGCCCGGCCTACGCCGAAGCAGACCTAAAATTGGAAGGACAAGAAGCGGGCAGCAGGTAA